In Shimia isoporae, a single window of DNA contains:
- a CDS encoding trimethylamine methyltransferase family protein, with amino-acid sequence MRRGGRRRPRTAASDAVRKVDYHNLRNPFPQMKVFSDDRIAAIHDASLTVLRDLGIKVLLPEAREIFRKAGARVVGEMVYINRDLVDASLLTAPRSFRCKAGTRAKDLNMEPGALFFQPGAGAPHATDLKRGRRPGTGQDFREFVQITQAFDVLHMIPPVVEPQDIPMNLRHYFMMDAQLTLANKLPFVFSRGTPQVMESFEMIRDFRGLSDVDFAADSHCYTIINTNSPRTLDVPMAQGLIDFARHGQVSIVTPFTLMGAMAPITVAGALTLSHAEALASIALTQLTNPGAPVCYGTFTSNVDMKSGAPAFGTPEHFKASLAAGQLARLVDLPWRCAAGSAANVNDAQAANETQFGLWGCLMAGATVVIHSAGWLEGGLTVSFEKMITDLEVLQMVAEMCAETSADDAEIALDALAEVAPSGHFFGATHTMERYQTAFYEPLVGDWSNFGTWTERGSQNANDRATAIWQRILEEDQRPDLDTERVGALQDYIALRTEAGGANPES; translated from the coding sequence ATGAGGCGCGGAGGTCGACGGAGGCCGAGAACCGCTGCATCTGATGCTGTGCGCAAGGTCGACTACCACAACCTTCGCAACCCGTTTCCGCAGATGAAGGTTTTTTCAGACGACCGTATCGCGGCCATTCACGATGCATCGCTCACAGTGCTACGGGACCTTGGCATCAAGGTGCTGTTACCCGAGGCGCGGGAGATATTTCGAAAGGCGGGCGCACGGGTAGTTGGAGAGATGGTCTACATTAACCGGGACCTCGTTGATGCCAGCCTGTTGACGGCTCCCCGTAGCTTTAGGTGCAAAGCGGGGACACGCGCCAAAGACCTGAATATGGAACCCGGCGCGCTATTTTTTCAACCTGGAGCAGGCGCCCCGCATGCCACAGACCTTAAGCGGGGACGACGCCCTGGGACAGGTCAGGATTTTCGTGAATTTGTGCAGATTACGCAGGCGTTTGACGTTTTGCACATGATACCTCCTGTGGTCGAGCCACAGGATATCCCGATGAATTTGCGCCACTACTTCATGATGGATGCGCAGCTGACCTTGGCGAACAAGCTTCCGTTTGTCTTTTCTCGTGGAACACCGCAGGTCATGGAGAGCTTCGAGATGATCCGTGATTTCAGAGGGCTATCGGACGTAGACTTTGCCGCCGATAGCCATTGTTACACGATCATCAACACCAATAGCCCTCGTACGCTGGATGTCCCGATGGCCCAAGGTTTGATCGACTTTGCGAGACATGGGCAGGTTTCGATCGTAACACCCTTTACTCTGATGGGCGCCATGGCGCCCATCACGGTAGCCGGCGCATTGACGCTCAGCCATGCCGAAGCCTTGGCTTCGATCGCTCTGACGCAACTTACAAACCCGGGCGCACCCGTATGCTATGGCACGTTTACATCAAACGTGGATATGAAATCCGGCGCGCCTGCCTTCGGAACACCTGAACACTTCAAAGCGTCTCTGGCTGCTGGGCAGTTGGCGAGGCTTGTTGATCTGCCATGGCGATGTGCGGCGGGCTCGGCTGCGAATGTGAACGACGCTCAGGCGGCCAACGAAACTCAATTCGGGCTTTGGGGATGCCTCATGGCCGGTGCCACAGTCGTTATTCATTCTGCGGGCTGGCTTGAAGGTGGGCTGACGGTATCCTTTGAAAAGATGATCACAGATTTGGAAGTCTTGCAGATGGTCGCGGAAATGTGCGCGGAAACCTCTGCGGATGACGCGGAAATTGCACTTGATGCACTGGCAGAAGTCGCACCTTCAGGGCACTTTTTTGGCGCAACCCATACAATGGAACGTTACCAGACCGCCTTTTACGAGCCACTGGTCGGTGATTGGTCAAACTTCGGTACTTGGACAGAGCGCGGGTCTCAAAATGCGAATGATCGCGCGACGGCGATCTGGCAACGCATACTAGAAGAAGACCAGCGCCCAGACTTAGACACGGAGCGTGTCGGCGCCTTGCAGGATTATATCGCTCTAAGAACTGAAGCCGGTGGCGCCAACCCGGAAAGCTGA